The nucleotide sequence GACCGGCATTTCCCACCTGTTTATGGTCGGGCGATCGTCAGCGTCCAGATATTGCTCTCACGTATGATGATGGCCCCCATCCGGTTTATACCCTGCAACTGCTAGACGTATTAGATCAT is from Cyanobacteriota bacterium and encodes:
- a CDS encoding polysaccharide deacetylase family protein, with amino-acid sequence MLQFAPVYPWLYRVLRPAFPTCLWSGDRQRPDIALTYDDGPHPVYTLQLLDVLDH